The following coding sequences lie in one Gemmatimonadota bacterium genomic window:
- a CDS encoding ECF-type sigma factor — MPESQNSGHAITRALHDLSAGDTGAQDRLWDLTYEELFRLAARLMSHERTGHTLSPADLIGELWLKLKDQDRITWRDRAHFYGVAARACRRILIDHARRHRAQKRGSGAARVTIDRIQIQTDDGAEELVALDQALERLRELDPRLYQVVELRYFGDLSEEETAQMLEISTRTVRRDWVKAKGWLHQQLSPQATLDGPAALSE; from the coding sequence GTGCCCGAGTCGCAGAACTCCGGCCACGCCATCACCCGCGCTTTGCATGATCTGTCGGCTGGGGACACGGGCGCCCAGGACCGGCTCTGGGACCTCACCTACGAGGAGCTGTTCCGGTTGGCCGCCCGCCTGATGAGCCACGAGCGGACCGGCCATACCCTCTCCCCGGCAGACCTGATCGGAGAGCTTTGGCTCAAGCTCAAGGACCAGGACCGGATCACCTGGCGGGATCGGGCCCATTTCTACGGGGTAGCCGCCCGCGCCTGCCGGCGGATCCTGATCGATCATGCCCGCCGCCACCGAGCCCAGAAGCGGGGATCGGGGGCCGCCCGCGTCACCATCGACCGAATCCAGATCCAGACCGACGACGGGGCGGAAGAGTTGGTGGCGTTGGACCAGGCCCTGGAGCGGCTGCGTGAGCTGGATCCCCGCCTCTATCAGGTGGTGGAGCTCCGGTACTTCGGAGACCTGTCCGAGGAGGAGACGGCTCAGATGCTCGAGATCTCGACCCGGACCGTGCGCCGGGACTGGGTGAAGGCGAAAGGCTGGCTGCACCAGCAACTCTCCCCCCAAGCAACGCTGGACGGACCCGCCGCCCTCTCCGAATGA